Proteins encoded together in one Lysinibacillus sp. FSL K6-0232 window:
- a CDS encoding trimeric intracellular cation channel family protein produces MTWTVLHSIGIIAYAISGAFVALQANYSFIGLFVLGLTTSYGGSIIRNVVLDIPISAIWERQSLLVVLITLTILLLIRRNWIHHWNRWGYFFDSIGLASFAIQGGLLAKSLNHDLGIIIIASMFTGVGGGMIRDLLAGRTPLALREEIHAVLTFLCAFCIWAGWSSPLELSIIVVLIVLIRMIAVNRQWRFTFPIKQSK; encoded by the coding sequence ATGACGTGGACTGTATTACATAGTATTGGGATTATTGCGTACGCAATTAGTGGAGCATTTGTTGCATTGCAGGCTAACTATTCTTTTATTGGGCTATTTGTGCTTGGTCTTACAACATCCTATGGTGGGTCTATTATTCGTAATGTTGTACTTGACATACCGATTTCAGCTATATGGGAGCGTCAATCTTTATTAGTTGTATTAATAACACTAACTATTCTTTTATTGATAAGACGAAATTGGATACATCACTGGAATCGCTGGGGCTATTTTTTTGATTCGATTGGTCTTGCTTCATTTGCTATACAAGGAGGCTTGCTAGCAAAAAGCTTGAATCATGACCTAGGCATTATTATAATTGCCTCTATGTTTACAGGAGTTGGTGGTGGGATGATTCGTGATTTATTAGCGGGTCGTACACCACTTGCATTAAGGGAGGAAATCCATGCAGTGCTGACCTTTTTATGTGCTTTTTGTATTTGGGCAGGGTGGAGTAGTCCGCTTGAATTATCCATTATTGTTGTGTTGATTGTCTTGATTCGAATGATAGCTGTCAATCGTCAATGGAGGTTTACATTTCCTATAAAGCAATCTAAATAA
- a CDS encoding SIR2 family NAD-dependent protein deacylase has protein sequence MAIERLCEWLQASTNTVILTGAGMSTESGIPDFRSASGWWNNIDPRTVATTEALTEHYSLFHEFYKMRIENLAKAIPHEGHYILADWEKRGMISFIATQNVDGFHQLAGSQRVEELHGSIRTIRCHHCQQAASIEQFCNKAGCTYCGGQLRPNVVLFGESLPQASWHQAIEAIKAAELVLVIGTSLEVYPVNQLPMMTRGKTAYINLDVAQHTTKFDLIIAGKIKGILQQLQERL, from the coding sequence ATGGCAATCGAACGATTATGTGAATGGTTGCAGGCTTCAACAAATACGGTCATTTTAACAGGTGCTGGCATGTCAACGGAAAGCGGTATTCCTGATTTTCGCTCTGCATCGGGCTGGTGGAACAATATTGATCCTCGCACAGTTGCGACAACAGAAGCATTGACAGAGCACTATTCATTATTTCATGAATTTTATAAAATGCGTATTGAGAATTTAGCCAAGGCGATACCACATGAAGGGCATTATATTTTAGCAGATTGGGAAAAAAGAGGCATGATTTCCTTCATTGCTACGCAAAATGTAGATGGTTTTCATCAATTAGCAGGCAGTCAGCGAGTGGAGGAGCTGCATGGCTCAATACGCACAATTCGTTGTCATCATTGTCAGCAAGCCGCTTCAATCGAGCAGTTTTGCAATAAGGCAGGCTGTACATATTGTGGCGGTCAGCTACGTCCAAATGTTGTGCTATTTGGTGAAAGCTTACCGCAAGCAAGCTGGCATCAAGCGATCGAGGCAATCAAAGCTGCTGAACTTGTACTGGTAATTGGCACAAGTCTTGAAGTGTATCCTGTCAATCAGCTACCAATGATGACAAGAGGAAAAACAGCCTATATTAATTTAGACGTTGCTCAGCATACCACTAAGTTTGATTTAATCATCGCAGGAAAAATAAAGGGAATATTGCAACAATTACAAGAGCGCCTTTAA
- the crcB gene encoding fluoride efflux transporter CrcB — protein MMLIGLGGFFGAITRFYLGKYLAHPYPWATFFINSTGSFALGLLFALQPSDMIWQLIGIGFLGAYTTFSTFSFECLQLMEQKKEKQAMMYICTTVIVGIICATLGFLVG, from the coding sequence ATGATGCTTATTGGCCTTGGCGGATTTTTCGGCGCTATTACAAGATTTTATCTCGGCAAATACCTTGCACACCCATACCCTTGGGCAACTTTTTTCATTAATAGCACAGGGTCTTTTGCGCTTGGCTTGCTGTTTGCTCTCCAGCCTAGTGATATGATTTGGCAGTTGATTGGCATTGGCTTTTTAGGGGCATATACAACCTTTTCAACATTTAGCTTTGAATGCTTACAGTTGATGGAGCAAAAAAAGGAGAAGCAAGCTATGATGTATATTTGTACAACCGTTATCGTTGGTATCATTTGTGCCACACTTGGATTTCTAGTTGGATAA
- the crcB gene encoding fluoride efflux transporter CrcB, with protein sequence MKLFFTVGLGGFFGAICRYSLSLAIPNLGGFPFATLCINLLGCLCLAWLFTAFTKRTPIVIGIGTGFLGAFTTFSTFSLETLLLLQHHEWLQAILYITSSVVGGLICAWLGMHLARRLTA encoded by the coding sequence TTGAAATTATTTTTCACTGTTGGTCTTGGCGGATTTTTCGGCGCTATTTGCCGATATAGCCTTAGTCTTGCCATTCCAAATTTAGGCGGGTTTCCATTTGCAACACTTTGTATAAATTTACTAGGCTGTTTATGTCTAGCATGGCTTTTTACAGCATTTACAAAACGAACACCTATTGTCATAGGAATCGGCACAGGCTTTTTAGGGGCTTTTACAACGTTTTCAACATTTTCATTAGAAACGCTGTTACTGCTACAGCATCATGAGTGGCTACAAGCAATTCTATATATTACGAGCAGTGTTGTTGGTGGTCTAATTTGTGCATGGTTAGGCATGCACTTAGCAAGGAGGCTTACAGCATGA